From the genome of Gemmatimonadota bacterium, one region includes:
- a CDS encoding UDP-N-acetylmuramoyl-L-alanyl-D-glutamate--2,6-diaminopimelate ligase, with protein MSAGAAQADQATQATQAGQADQEIGGIVHDSRSVNPGDVFVALREPSGRDGHRYVRDAVARGASVVVQENEERLAGATTVIVPDTSRAYGLMAAAYYGRPADDLCMVGVTGTNGKTTVSTLVEAILRECGRSVGGIGTLGSRYMGEMLDWKLSHTTPYPMELHRTLRKIRDRGGESVVMEVSSHSLAWQRLFGLRFTTGVFTNLSREHLDDHKTFDAYREAKTLLFSEMLDEKGTAVLNMDDPAFVHFRNASRARVLSYGLDKRADVHRAGPIGYHADRTTLAVQVRSDPPFNVTLPLLGRFNAYNALAAISVGLQFGIDGALMNRAVSGIRVPGRLERVDAGQPFNVLVDFAHTPDALGAVLSACRDWTRGNLTVVFGCGGDRDPGKRPLMGRAASTHADVVIVTTDNPRTEPPDRIIRDIEPGLLPDVRSHIVQDRGEAIRKALREAGEGDTVLIAGRGDTVYQVVGDTQIEFDDRIKARECLEAHYG; from the coding sequence TTGTCGGCTGGAGCGGCCCAGGCGGACCAGGCGACCCAGGCGACCCAGGCGGGCCAGGCGGACCAGGAGATCGGCGGGATCGTTCACGATTCGAGGTCCGTCAATCCCGGTGACGTCTTCGTCGCGCTGCGCGAACCGTCGGGCCGCGACGGCCACCGGTACGTCCGTGACGCAGTGGCGCGGGGCGCTTCGGTAGTGGTCCAGGAAAACGAAGAACGCCTCGCTGGCGCGACCACGGTAATCGTTCCGGACACCTCCAGAGCGTACGGTCTGATGGCGGCCGCGTATTACGGCCGGCCGGCGGACGACCTTTGCATGGTCGGCGTCACGGGAACCAACGGCAAGACGACGGTGTCGACGCTGGTCGAGGCCATCCTAAGGGAGTGCGGCCGGTCCGTGGGTGGCATCGGCACGCTGGGCAGCCGTTACATGGGCGAGATGCTCGACTGGAAGCTGAGTCACACCACGCCCTATCCGATGGAACTGCACCGCACCTTGAGGAAGATCCGGGACCGGGGCGGTGAATCCGTCGTCATGGAAGTTTCCTCCCACAGCCTGGCCTGGCAGCGACTGTTCGGTCTGCGGTTCACCACGGGCGTCTTTACCAATCTGTCCCGGGAGCACCTGGACGACCACAAGACCTTTGACGCCTACAGGGAGGCCAAGACGCTGCTTTTCTCCGAGATGCTCGACGAGAAGGGCACCGCCGTTCTCAACATGGATGATCCGGCCTTCGTGCATTTCAGAAACGCCTCGCGCGCGCGCGTCCTTTCCTATGGGTTGGACAAGAGAGCGGACGTCCACCGGGCGGGTCCGATCGGTTACCACGCGGACCGGACCACCCTGGCGGTGCAGGTTCGTTCCGATCCGCCGTTTAACGTGACGCTGCCGCTCCTGGGTCGATTCAACGCATACAACGCCCTCGCGGCGATTTCCGTGGGGCTGCAGTTCGGCATCGACGGCGCGCTGATGAACCGGGCCGTTTCCGGGATCAGGGTACCCGGCCGACTGGAGCGGGTCGACGCAGGACAGCCCTTCAACGTGCTCGTGGATTTCGCCCATACGCCCGATGCGCTCGGTGCCGTGCTGTCGGCCTGCCGGGACTGGACGCGTGGAAACCTGACCGTCGTGTTCGGCTGCGGAGGGGACCGGGACCCGGGAAAGCGGCCCCTCATGGGCAGGGCGGCTTCGACGCACGCCGACGTCGTCATCGTGACGACCGACAACCCCAGAACGGAACCGCCCGACCGGATCATCAGGGATATCGAGCCGGGTCTACTGCCTGATGTCCGCTCCCATATCGTCCAGGACCGCGGCGAAGCGATCCGGAAGGCTCTCCGTGAAGCGGGCGAAGGCGACACCGTGTTGATTGCCGGAAGGGGAGACACCGTCTACCAGGTCGTGGGCGATACGCAGATCGAGTTCGACGACCGGATCAAGGCCCGGGAATGTCTCGAGGCGCATTATGGATAA